The following coding sequences lie in one Spirosoma sp. KUDC1026 genomic window:
- the ftsY gene encoding signal recognition particle-docking protein FtsY: MALFGFFSKEKKETLDKGLEKTKDSFFSKLGRAVVGKATVDEEVLDELENVLISSDVGVETTVKIINRIEERVARDKYMGTDELDRILREEIAALLATSGNTSVTEDFELPADKKPYVIMVVGVNGVGKTTTIGKLAAQFHKRGKQVVLGAGDTFRAAAVDQLKLWGDRVGVPVISHGMNTDPSAVAFDAVKKATEMNADVVIIDTAGRLHNKVNLMNELTKIKRVMQKFTPDAPHEVLLVLDGSTGQNAFIQATEFTKATEVTALAITKLDGTAKGGVVIGISDQFKIPVKYIGVGEKIDDLQAFDKTEFVDSFFKR, from the coding sequence ATGGCTCTATTTGGCTTTTTCTCAAAAGAAAAGAAAGAAACGCTCGACAAAGGGCTGGAGAAAACAAAAGACAGTTTCTTCTCCAAACTCGGCCGCGCCGTAGTCGGCAAAGCTACCGTTGATGAAGAGGTACTGGACGAACTGGAAAACGTCCTCATTTCGTCGGATGTTGGGGTTGAGACGACCGTTAAGATCATCAACCGGATTGAAGAACGGGTGGCCAGAGATAAGTACATGGGCACCGACGAACTTGATCGGATTTTGCGGGAAGAAATCGCGGCCCTGCTTGCTACATCAGGCAACACGAGCGTAACGGAGGACTTTGAGCTTCCAGCCGATAAGAAGCCTTATGTTATCATGGTTGTCGGCGTCAACGGCGTTGGCAAGACAACAACGATTGGCAAACTGGCCGCCCAATTTCACAAACGGGGCAAACAGGTAGTCCTGGGCGCGGGTGATACGTTCCGGGCCGCTGCCGTTGATCAGCTCAAACTTTGGGGCGACCGCGTGGGTGTTCCGGTTATTTCGCACGGCATGAACACCGACCCATCGGCGGTTGCCTTTGATGCCGTCAAAAAAGCCACAGAGATGAACGCCGACGTTGTCATCATCGACACGGCAGGTCGCCTGCATAATAAAGTTAACCTCATGAACGAGCTGACCAAGATCAAACGGGTTATGCAGAAATTCACACCCGATGCCCCGCACGAAGTACTGCTCGTACTGGACGGTTCGACGGGTCAGAACGCGTTCATTCAGGCGACTGAATTTACGAAAGCAACCGAAGTAACGGCATTGGCCATTACCAAGCTGGACGGTACAGCCAAGGGTGGCGTTGTGATCGGCATATCTGATCAGTTCAAGATTCCCGTCAAATACATTGGCGTTGGCGAGAAGATAGACGATTTACAAGCGTTTGATAAGACGGAGTTTGTAGATTCGTTCTTTAAGCGATAA
- a CDS encoding nucleotidyltransferase domain-containing protein: MAIVADLEAVHRDVTRLMQRVYGDRLTKIILYGSYARGDFHEETDIDYLVVLHDEKVSAFMEAANTRPAISEVFDDSGIEVSTIVVSNDQLINSNRFFYRQVRKDGVCIYERGSVLQH; the protein is encoded by the coding sequence ATGGCAATCGTAGCAGATTTGGAGGCTGTGCATAGAGACGTTACGCGGCTGATGCAGCGCGTTTACGGCGATCGATTAACCAAAATTATTCTGTATGGTTCCTACGCCCGTGGCGATTTCCATGAAGAGACGGACATCGATTACCTGGTTGTCCTGCACGATGAAAAGGTATCGGCTTTTATGGAAGCGGCCAACACTCGCCCCGCGATCAGTGAAGTATTTGATGATTCGGGTATTGAGGTCTCGACAATAGTTGTCTCAAATGACCAGCTGATCAATTCAAATCGTTTTTTTTATCGTCAGGTACGAAAAGACGGGGTCTGCATTTATGAGCGAGGATCTGTTTTACAGCATTAG
- a CDS encoding HEPN domain-containing protein, translating to MLADKDVFTKRHSAAREMFSLHFIKTGEIPEMYKDDFALLFERRQMADYDMDGDFPIDEIQRVVKIAENFLTYVKTTYA from the coding sequence CTGCTCGCAGACAAAGATGTTTTTACAAAACGTCATTCGGCCGCTCGCGAGATGTTTTCCCTGCATTTTATAAAGACAGGTGAAATTCCAGAAATGTACAAAGACGATTTTGCTCTTCTGTTTGAGCGTCGGCAAATGGCAGATTATGATATGGATGGCGATTTTCCGATTGATGAAATTCAACGAGTGGTTAAAATCGCCGAAAACTTTCTCACGTACGTGAAAACGACCTA